The sequence below is a genomic window from Paenibacillus silvisoli.
GGAAGGGCAAGGCTTTGCGATCGCAAAATCGGCGCTGAACGGCGGGCGGATCGGCATCGGCGCGCAGGCGCTCGGCATTGCGGGTGCGGCGCTGGAGCTTGGGGAGCAGCAGCTTCGCGCGCTTCCGGCGCGGGAGCGGAGCAGAGCCGCTGCGGAATACCGCGAGCTTGCGGCACAGGTGGAGGCCGCCTCGCTGCTCGTGTATCGGGCGGCGGATCTGCACCAAAGCGGCCTGCGCTGCACGAAGGAGGCGTCCATGGCCAAAATGTTCGCGAGCGACACCGCGATGAGCGCTTCTACAAAAGCGCTGCAATGGTGCGGCGGCAGCGGATTGGCGGATGAGGCGAAGGCGGAGCGGCTGTTTCGCGATGCGAAGGTGACGCAAATTTACGAGGGGACGAACGAGATTCACCGGATCGTCATTTCAGGCGAGCTGCTGAAGGGCAGCTGAACGATTGTCTTGTTGGCTACTACAATCGGGGAGGGATGGAGATGGCCGTGAAGAAGCCCGGAGGATTGGCCGGCATCGAAGCCGGCGAAACGGCAATCAGCACGGTAGGGAAAAACGGTCTTGGCTTGACATACCGCGGATACGCCATCGAAGATTTGGCGGAGCATGGAAGCTTCGAGGAAACGGCCTATCTGCTTATTCGCGGCAAGCTGCCGAATGTCGATGAGCTGGCCGCATACAAGCGCAAGCTGGCGTCGGCGAGCAATTTGCCGGAATCGCTGCAGCGCATACTGGAGCTGCTTCCGGCGGATGCGCATCCGATGGAGGTGCTGCAGGTCGGCTGCACCGCGCTCGGGACGATGGAGCCGGAATCGGCTGCGCGGTCCACGGCCGATATTGCGGATCGGCTGATCGCCGCGACGGGTCCGATGCTGTTGCATTGGTATCATTTTCATAAAGCTGCGGAGGGTGAAACGGAAAAGCAGGCGCTGGAGCCGGAGCTGCTTCATGCGGATAAGGAGGCCGAATCCGGGGGGGATGCAGCGGTCACGGCTGAATCCGACGATGCGTTCGACATGGACCATTACACGGTTGCCGGCCATTTTCTATACCTGCTCCATAAGAAGCAAGCCGAGCCTCTCGCCGTAAGAGTGTTCGATATTTCGCTGGTGCTGTACGCCGAGCATGAGTTCAACGCTTCAACCTTCGCCTCGCGCGTGACGGCATCGACGCTGTCCAACTACTACTCATGCATCGCAACCGGGATCGGCACGCTGCGGGGAAATTTGCACGGCGGCGCCAACGAGGCGGTCATGGAGCTGATCACCCAATTCGACACGCCGGAGGAAGCGGAAGCCGCAACGCGCGAGAGGCTGGCGGCGAAGCAGCTTATTATGGGCTTCGGCCACCGCGTATATACCGTTTCCGACCCGCGTTCGGATATCATTAAAAAATGGTCGGAAACGCTCTCGCTCTGGGCGGACGACAGTCAGCTCTTCGCCATCTCGGAGGCAGTGGAGAAGGTGATGCGGCAGGAAAAGAGCCTGTTCCCGAATCTCGATTTCTACAGCGCGTCCGCCTATCATTTCATGGGCATTCCGACGGCGATGTTCACGCCGATCTTCGTCATCTCCCGCATAACGGGCTGGACCGCCCACGTCATGGAGCAGCGGCAAAATAACCGGATTATTCGTCCGACCGCCGCGTACGTCGGCCCGGAAACGCAGCCGTGGCTGGCCGTGCACGAGCGCCGGTAATTGAGGAACCGACTCTCCTGCGGGAGAGTCGGTTTTTCTTTGGACGGATAGAAAAAAGCTGAGAGTACGAAAACGTGCATTCACCGGCGATATCGCCGAAAAAAGAAGCCGAGAGCACGAAATCGTGCACTCGGCTCTAAAACAAACCTAATCTGGCCTAGGCCGGAGTGTGAGCGCACGAAAACGTGCATTCACCGGCGATATCGCCGAAAAAAGAAGCCGAGAGCACGAAAACGTGCACTCAGCTCTAAAACAAACCCAATCTGGCCTAGGCCTAAGTGTGAGAGCACGAAAACGTGCATTCACCGGCGATATCGCCGAAAAAAGAAGCCGAGAGCACAAAAACGTGCACTCACCTGAATATTGAGAGTCGAAAAACCCGACGCTCGCTGCCCAATACTTGCGTTATCGATCACGAGCGCCGAAAAATCC
It includes:
- a CDS encoding citrate/2-methylcitrate synthase — its product is MAVKKPGGLAGIEAGETAISTVGKNGLGLTYRGYAIEDLAEHGSFEETAYLLIRGKLPNVDELAAYKRKLASASNLPESLQRILELLPADAHPMEVLQVGCTALGTMEPESAARSTADIADRLIAATGPMLLHWYHFHKAAEGETEKQALEPELLHADKEAESGGDAAVTAESDDAFDMDHYTVAGHFLYLLHKKQAEPLAVRVFDISLVLYAEHEFNASTFASRVTASTLSNYYSCIATGIGTLRGNLHGGANEAVMELITQFDTPEEAEAATRERLAAKQLIMGFGHRVYTVSDPRSDIIKKWSETLSLWADDSQLFAISEAVEKVMRQEKSLFPNLDFYSASAYHFMGIPTAMFTPIFVISRITGWTAHVMEQRQNNRIIRPTAAYVGPETQPWLAVHERR